From a single Apium graveolens cultivar Ventura chromosome 2, ASM990537v1, whole genome shotgun sequence genomic region:
- the LOC141707495 gene encoding uncharacterized protein LOC141707495 gives MDGSIRIECFKACQISQEEFEEEEKDLSAENISNATDGGSSSNSTIEENENKSLSVRPYVRSKTPRLRWTHDLHLRFVQAVQRLGGQERATPKLVLQLMNVKGLNIAHVKSHLQMFRSKKIDHDPSQVIADNRNLENFGDRDIYNLSQLPMLQSYNQSYNPSTFRYGDAIWNAGREKWMQNLYNMSGRNSAIDYKARPRFYSSVTETIPGRNSINLKAMEFKSSNRQQEKVEAVDLEITSLRPPKREASPCELDLNLTLGVKPTNDENGGDLKDEDECLSLSLFSPSSSEKLKRLKMADTEKINAEKASTLDLTI, from the exons ATGGATGGAAGTATTAGAATTGAGTGCTTCAAAGCTTGTCAAATATCTCAGGAGGAATTTGAAGAGGAAGAGAAAGATTTAAGTGCAGAGAACATTAGTAACGCAACAGATGGAGGTTCATCAAGCAACAGCACAATTGAAGAAAACGAAAACAAATCATTATCTGTTCGTCCTTATGTCCGATCCAAAACACCTAGACTCCGCTGGACTCATGACTTGCATCTTCGCTTTGTTCAAGCTGTTCAGAGACTTGGCGGACAAGAGA GAGCAACACCAAAGTTGGTTCTTCAACTAATGAATGTCAAGGGGCTTAACATAGCTCATGTCAAAAGTCATTTGCAG ATGTTTAGAAGCAAGAAGATTGATCATGACCCTAGTCAAG TTATAGCGGATAACAGAAATCTTGAGAATTTTGGAGATCGAGACATCTACAACCTAAGCCAACTACCAATGCTTCAAAGCTACAACCAAAGCTATAATCCGAGTACCTTTAG GTATGGAGATGCTATTTGGAATGCTGGACGTGAGAAGTGGATGCAAAATCTTTATAATATGTCTGGTCGGAATAGTGCAATTGATTATAAGGCAAGACCAAGATTTTATTCTTCAGTTACCGAGACAATACCAGGGAGAAACTCTATAAACT TAAAAGCTATGGAGTTCAAATCATCGAACAGACAACAAGAAAAAGTTGAAGCTGTGGATTTGGAAATCACAAGCCTTAGGCCACCAAAAAGGGAGGCTTCACCTTGTGAGCTTGATTTAAATTTAACTCTTGGGGTAAAACCAACAAATGACGAAAATGGAGGAGATTTGAAGGATGAAGATGAGTGCTTATCATTATCATTGTTCTCGCCCTCTTCTTCAGAAAAGCTCAAGCGATTAAAAATGGCTGATACTGAAAAGATTAACGCAGAAAAGGCAAGTACTCTTGATCTGACTATATGA